From a single Streptomyces sp. NBC_01264 genomic region:
- a CDS encoding cytochrome P450 yields the protein MAHGILSQILDYSSRANPYPLYEELRKTPVFHDGTGPYVISTYYDIQSLLHDPRLSSDARNLAATAGDPLAEGEDGEETALPPSFLKLDPPEHDRLRRMTNRPFGPPHSPHRVDGMRGGLKDIVTGLIDNLGDTENIDLVDQFAYPFPVTMICQLLGVPREDEPKFHVWADTLAASLDPDPDADPAERQRKTHDSRMELGMYLAGLIEQRRKDPGEDMLSQLAVGHGPDESMSTMELLSTAALLLIAGHETTVNLITNGMLTLLRNPDVLAKLRQEPGLAVPLVEELLRFEPPVQLLPQRTPLVDIEVGGITIPKGSSMWLILASGNRDPNRFENPDRFDPYRKDIQHLGLGSGIHSCFGAPLARLEAQLALTELARRLENPRLLEDPPPYRQNAVLRGPRHLRIACDGIRA from the coding sequence ATGGCCCACGGCATCCTGAGCCAGATCCTGGACTATTCCAGCCGCGCGAACCCGTACCCGCTGTACGAGGAGCTGCGCAAGACCCCCGTCTTCCACGACGGGACCGGACCGTACGTCATCAGCACGTACTACGACATCCAGAGCCTGCTGCACGACCCGCGGCTCAGCTCCGACGCCCGCAACCTGGCCGCCACGGCCGGGGACCCGCTGGCCGAGGGCGAGGACGGGGAGGAGACGGCGCTGCCGCCGAGCTTCCTCAAGCTGGACCCGCCGGAGCACGACCGGCTGCGGCGGATGACCAACCGGCCCTTCGGGCCGCCGCACTCCCCGCACCGCGTGGACGGGATGCGCGGCGGGCTGAAGGACATCGTCACCGGCCTGATCGACAACCTCGGGGACACGGAGAACATCGACTTGGTCGACCAGTTCGCGTACCCGTTCCCGGTGACGATGATCTGCCAGCTGCTCGGCGTTCCGCGCGAGGACGAGCCCAAGTTCCACGTCTGGGCCGACACCCTCGCCGCCAGCCTGGACCCCGATCCGGACGCCGATCCCGCCGAACGGCAGCGCAAGACCCATGACTCCCGCATGGAACTGGGCATGTACCTGGCCGGGCTGATCGAACAGCGCCGCAAGGATCCCGGCGAGGACATGCTCTCCCAACTGGCCGTGGGACACGGCCCGGACGAGTCCATGTCCACGATGGAGCTGCTGAGCACGGCGGCCCTGCTACTGATCGCCGGCCACGAGACCACGGTCAACCTGATCACCAACGGGATGCTGACCCTGCTGCGCAATCCGGACGTGCTGGCGAAGCTGCGGCAGGAGCCGGGGCTCGCCGTGCCGCTGGTGGAGGAGCTGCTGCGGTTCGAGCCGCCGGTCCAACTACTGCCGCAGCGCACGCCGTTGGTGGACATCGAGGTCGGCGGGATCACGATCCCCAAGGGCTCCTCGATGTGGCTGATCCTGGCCTCCGGCAACCGGGACCCGAACCGCTTCGAGAACCCGGACCGCTTCGACCCGTACCGCAAGGACATCCAGCACCTGGGCCTGGGCAGCGGCATCCACAGCTGCTTCGGCGCCCCGCTGGCACGGCTCGAGGCCCAGCTGGCGCTGACCGAACTGGCCCGGCGGCTGGAGAACCCCCGGCTGCTGGAGGATCCGCCGCCCTACCGGCAGAACGCGGTGCTGCGCGGGCCCCGGCACCTGCGGATCGCCTGCGACGGGATCCGCGCCTGA
- a CDS encoding EF-hand domain-containing protein, which yields MSEKARKLFDALDLNSDGVLTRVEVITALRSKGPTLAAQGDLPFWAVGDVDTSSALFDRANADGDDVLTFEEFEREVDRRFGW from the coding sequence ATGAGTGAGAAGGCCCGCAAGCTCTTCGACGCGCTCGACCTGAACAGTGACGGGGTGCTGACCCGCGTCGAGGTGATCACGGCCCTGCGCAGCAAGGGCCCCACCCTCGCCGCCCAGGGCGATCTGCCCTTCTGGGCCGTGGGCGACGTGGACACCTCCTCGGCCCTCTTCGACCGGGCGAACGCGGACGGCGACGACGTGCTGACCTTCGAGGAGTTCGAGCGCGAGGTCGACCGCCGCTTCGGCTGGTAG
- a CDS encoding mechanosensitive ion channel family protein, which translates to MTRDLVLHDWLIAAIALAAGGLAGLLLRALVRWLAKHALRTRWSGDDIIVDALRTLAPAAAVIAGAAVAASTLPLGPRVSGWVNHSLTALLILVATIGVARVVAGLVQSVAQARTGVAGSATIFVNITRVLVLAMGMLVALESVGVSIAPLLTALGVGGLAVALALQDTLANLFAGVHILASKTVQPGDYIRLTSGEEGYVVDINWRNTVVRNLSNNLVIIPNGRLARTNMTNFTQPEDKLTILVQVGVGYESDLQHVERVTIEVVDEVMADVRGAVPDHEALVRFHTFADSRINFTVILGVGEFSDQYRIKHEFIKRLHSRFRAEGISIPAPTRTVALQQEDLRSAPFGAAPAVSPVPQQREAPVSVPALADGVR; encoded by the coding sequence TTGACCCGGGACCTCGTCCTGCACGACTGGCTGATCGCCGCCATCGCCCTGGCCGCGGGTGGGCTCGCCGGGCTGCTCCTGCGCGCCCTCGTACGCTGGCTGGCCAAGCACGCCCTCAGGACCCGCTGGAGCGGCGACGACATCATCGTCGACGCGCTGCGCACCCTCGCACCCGCGGCCGCGGTCATCGCGGGCGCCGCCGTGGCCGCCTCGACGCTGCCCCTCGGTCCGCGCGTCTCCGGGTGGGTGAACCACTCGCTGACGGCGCTGCTGATCCTCGTGGCCACCATCGGCGTGGCCCGCGTCGTCGCCGGCCTCGTCCAGTCCGTGGCCCAGGCACGGACGGGAGTGGCCGGATCGGCCACCATATTCGTCAACATCACCCGGGTCCTGGTGCTCGCGATGGGCATGCTCGTCGCCCTCGAAAGCGTGGGCGTATCCATCGCACCCCTGCTCACGGCCCTCGGCGTGGGTGGTCTGGCGGTTGCCCTGGCACTCCAGGACACCCTCGCCAACCTCTTCGCGGGCGTGCACATCCTCGCCTCGAAGACGGTGCAGCCCGGCGACTACATCCGGCTGACGAGCGGCGAGGAGGGGTACGTTGTCGACATCAACTGGCGCAACACCGTGGTCCGCAACCTGTCGAACAACCTGGTGATCATCCCCAACGGGCGGCTCGCGCGCACCAACATGACCAACTTCACCCAGCCGGAAGACAAGCTGACGATCCTGGTCCAGGTGGGCGTGGGCTACGAGAGCGACCTTCAGCACGTCGAGCGGGTGACCATCGAGGTGGTCGACGAGGTGATGGCGGACGTGAGGGGCGCGGTCCCCGATCACGAGGCACTCGTACGCTTCCACACCTTCGCGGACTCCAGGATCAACTTCACGGTGATCCTCGGCGTCGGCGAGTTCAGTGACCAGTACCGGATCAAGCACGAGTTCATCAAGCGGCTGCACAGCCGGTTCCGGGCGGAGGGCATTTCGATCCCCGCCCCCACGCGGACGGTCGCGCTCCAGCAGGAGGACCTCCGGTCCGCGCCGTTCGGCGCGGCCCCGGCGGTGTCGCCGGTCCCGCAGCAGCGCGAGGCGCCGGTGTCCGTACCGGCCCTGGCGGACGGTGTGCGGTAG
- a CDS encoding amino acid ABC transporter ATP-binding protein: MDTTVTDGPEIEVQGLHKSFGAHHVLRGIDLEIARGEVVCVIGPSGSGKSTLLRCVNLLEEPSEGRVFVGGTEVTDPDVDIDAVRRRIGMVFQQFNLFPHLSVRDNLSLPQRRVLRRGRAEAEAVAVKNLARVGLTDKSEAYPAQLSGGQQQRVAIARALSMGPEVMLFDEPTSALDPELVGEVLAVMRVLAGEGMTMMVVTHEMSFAREVADRVVFMDGGVVVEHGPAAQVVGDPRHERTREFLNRILDPAATDAPGARGEGRQQDGDA; encoded by the coding sequence GTGGACACGACGGTCACGGACGGCCCGGAGATCGAGGTCCAGGGACTGCACAAGTCCTTCGGCGCCCACCACGTCCTGCGCGGCATCGACCTGGAGATCGCCCGCGGCGAGGTGGTGTGCGTCATCGGGCCCTCCGGCTCGGGGAAATCGACGCTGCTGCGCTGTGTGAACCTGCTCGAAGAGCCCAGCGAGGGCCGCGTCTTCGTCGGTGGCACCGAGGTCACCGACCCGGACGTCGACATCGACGCCGTACGCCGCCGCATCGGGATGGTCTTCCAGCAGTTCAACCTGTTCCCGCACCTGAGCGTGCGCGACAACCTCAGCCTGCCCCAGCGCCGCGTCCTGCGCCGGGGCCGCGCCGAGGCCGAGGCCGTGGCCGTGAAGAACCTCGCCCGTGTAGGCCTGACCGACAAGTCCGAGGCGTACCCCGCCCAGTTGTCCGGCGGCCAGCAGCAGCGGGTGGCGATCGCCAGGGCCCTGTCGATGGGCCCGGAGGTGATGCTCTTCGACGAGCCGACCTCGGCGCTGGACCCCGAACTCGTCGGTGAGGTACTGGCGGTGATGCGGGTCCTGGCGGGCGAGGGCATGACGATGATGGTCGTCACCCACGAGATGAGCTTCGCCCGCGAGGTCGCGGACCGGGTCGTGTTCATGGACGGCGGAGTCGTCGTCGAGCACGGGCCGGCCGCCCAGGTGGTGGGGGATCCCCGGCACGAGCGGACCAGGGAGTTCCTCAACCGGATCCTGGACCCGGCGGCGACCGACGCACCCGGGGCCCGCGGCGAGGGCCGGCAGCAGGACGGGGACGCCTGA
- a CDS encoding amino acid ABC transporter permease, producing MTSRLTRRQRRRVSQGLQYALFAAVLVLIAVSADWGRLQNQFAQKDLALRLFPDIITTALRNTVIYTTSGFLLGLVLGLVIAMMRLSSVAPYRWVASVYIELFRGLPALLIFIFVGVAVPLAFPGTEIPGGTYGKVAIGLGLVAAAYMAETIRAGIQAVPKGQMEAARSLGFSHARAMVSIVIPQAFRIVIPPLTNELVLLFKDSSLVLFLGVTLSERELTKFGRDLASQTANSTPILVAGLCYLLVTVPLSFVVRRLEARADKAV from the coding sequence GTGACCTCCCGGCTGACCCGGCGCCAGCGCCGCCGGGTCTCGCAGGGACTGCAGTACGCGCTCTTCGCCGCGGTACTGGTGCTGATCGCCGTCTCCGCGGACTGGGGGAGGCTGCAGAACCAGTTCGCCCAGAAGGACCTGGCGCTGCGGCTCTTCCCGGACATCATCACCACGGCCCTGCGCAACACGGTGATCTACACGACGTCCGGGTTCCTCCTCGGGCTGGTCCTCGGCCTGGTCATCGCCATGATGAGACTGTCCTCCGTGGCCCCGTACCGGTGGGTCGCGAGCGTCTACATCGAGCTGTTCCGGGGGCTCCCGGCGCTGCTGATCTTCATCTTCGTGGGCGTGGCGGTGCCCCTGGCGTTCCCCGGTACGGAGATCCCGGGCGGCACGTACGGCAAGGTCGCGATCGGGCTGGGACTGGTGGCCGCCGCCTACATGGCGGAAACGATTCGGGCCGGCATCCAGGCCGTACCCAAGGGGCAGATGGAGGCGGCCCGTTCGCTGGGCTTCTCGCACGCGCGCGCCATGGTCTCGATCGTCATCCCGCAGGCCTTCCGCATCGTGATCCCGCCCCTCACCAACGAACTCGTCCTGCTGTTCAAGGACTCCTCGCTCGTGCTGTTCCTCGGCGTGACGCTGTCGGAGCGCGAACTGACCAAGTTCGGGCGGGACCTCGCCAGCCAGACCGCCAATTCCACCCCGATCCTGGTCGCGGGCCTGTGCTACCTCCTGGTGACCGTGCCGCTGAGCTTCGTGGTGCGCCGCCTGGAGGCCCGCGCGGACAAGGCCGTGTGA
- a CDS encoding ABC transporter substrate-binding protein translates to MFRTARGNRTRPGSLRIRVGAAAAGAFLVAGCSSGGDGPGEAAGGVPVVEKGKLTTCTHLPYPPFQFEKDGKVVGFDVALVDLVATRLKVEQKILDTPFENFKTGAFLNSGECDLAAAGMTITDERKKNVDFSVPYFDATQALLATKKSGVTSLADLKAKSKKLGAQAETTGESYAKAQGFDPVAFESSDAVLNGLRTGQVDAIVIDYPVVQGWLKDPKNAAEFTLGQNIETGEQYGFSVKKGNTALVAAIDKAITDAKADGTYKKLYEQWIGPLPQTTP, encoded by the coding sequence GTGTTCCGGACGGCCAGAGGAAACCGCACGCGCCCCGGCAGCCTCCGAATCCGCGTCGGCGCCGCGGCCGCGGGTGCGTTCCTCGTCGCGGGATGTTCCTCGGGCGGTGATGGCCCGGGCGAGGCGGCCGGTGGGGTGCCCGTCGTGGAGAAGGGCAAGCTGACCACCTGCACCCACCTGCCCTATCCGCCGTTCCAGTTCGAGAAGGACGGCAAGGTCGTCGGTTTCGACGTGGCCCTGGTCGACCTGGTGGCGACCCGGCTCAAGGTGGAGCAGAAGATCCTCGACACCCCCTTCGAGAACTTCAAGACCGGCGCCTTCCTGAACTCCGGCGAATGCGACCTCGCGGCCGCCGGTATGACGATCACCGACGAGCGCAAGAAGAACGTCGACTTCTCCGTCCCCTACTTCGACGCCACGCAGGCACTGCTCGCCACCAAGAAGAGCGGCGTCACCTCGCTCGCCGACCTCAAGGCGAAGTCGAAGAAGCTGGGCGCGCAGGCCGAGACCACCGGCGAGAGCTACGCCAAGGCCCAGGGCTTCGACCCCGTCGCCTTCGAGAGCTCGGACGCGGTGCTCAACGGACTGCGCACCGGCCAGGTGGACGCGATCGTCATCGACTACCCCGTGGTGCAGGGCTGGCTCAAGGACCCCAAGAACGCAGCCGAGTTCACCCTCGGACAGAACATCGAGACGGGCGAGCAGTACGGCTTCTCGGTGAAGAAGGGCAACACCGCCCTCGTGGCGGCGATCGACAAGGCCATCACCGACGCCAAGGCCGACGGCACCTACAAGAAGCTCTACGAGCAGTGGATCGGCCCGCTGCCCCAGACCACCCCGTGA
- a CDS encoding ABC transporter ATP-binding protein: MSTRTDTDTGKGAEPGKKTAPELLRVTGLRKTYRTGGTEVIAVDDLSFSVRAGGALGIVGESGSGKTTTARMLIGLERPDAGEILVQGRPLAASVRGRPARLARAKAVQIVFQDPYLSLDARLSIGETVDGVLRLHGLSDRTARTARVRELLAQVGLGDREAGALPRRLSGGQRQRAAIARALAVEPAVLVLDEAVSALDVSVQAQVLNLLSDIRRDTGIGLVFVSHDLAVVRYVCDEALVMYRGRTMEHRPVDELLTDPQHPYTRLLLASVPRPGWDPDSISRRRRELDPLTAPAAAGA; this comes from the coding sequence TTGAGCACCCGCACCGACACCGACACCGGCAAGGGCGCCGAGCCAGGGAAGAAGACCGCCCCGGAGCTCCTCCGGGTGACCGGACTGCGCAAGACCTACCGGACCGGCGGGACGGAGGTGATCGCCGTCGACGACCTGTCGTTCTCCGTGCGGGCCGGAGGAGCCCTCGGCATCGTGGGTGAATCCGGTTCGGGCAAGACCACCACCGCCCGGATGCTGATCGGCCTGGAACGCCCCGACGCGGGCGAGATCCTGGTCCAGGGCCGGCCGCTGGCGGCCTCCGTACGGGGGAGGCCGGCCCGGCTGGCCCGTGCCAAGGCGGTCCAGATCGTCTTCCAGGACCCCTACCTCTCCCTGGACGCGCGGCTGAGCATCGGCGAGACCGTCGACGGCGTCCTCAGGCTGCACGGCCTGTCCGACCGGACGGCCCGGACCGCACGGGTACGGGAACTGCTGGCCCAGGTGGGCCTCGGCGACCGCGAGGCCGGCGCCCTGCCCCGCCGGCTCTCCGGCGGGCAGCGCCAGCGCGCCGCGATCGCCAGGGCACTGGCCGTGGAACCGGCCGTCCTGGTGCTCGACGAGGCGGTGTCCGCCCTGGACGTGTCCGTGCAGGCGCAGGTGCTCAACCTGCTGTCGGACATCCGGCGCGACACCGGGATCGGCCTGGTCTTCGTCAGCCACGACCTGGCCGTCGTCCGCTACGTCTGCGACGAGGCGCTCGTCATGTACCGCGGCCGGACGATGGAACACCGTCCGGTCGACGAGCTCCTCACCGACCCCCAGCACCCTTACACCCGGTTGCTGCTGGCCTCCGTACCCCGTCCGGGCTGGGACCCCGACTCGATCAGCCGGCGCCGGCGCGAGCTGGACCCGCTCACGGCGCCGGCGGCTGCGGGGGCCTGA
- a CDS encoding ABC transporter ATP-binding protein yields MTLLDYEALRVTLPAMARPLLDGVGLTVSAGEVVALVGESGSGKSVTARAALGLFPQGAEIGGRVRVEGTDLVGAGPASLREVRTNKAAMIYQDPRAAINPVRRVGDFLTEPLRLVHGWSRARANVRAAELLDAVGLPDPVRHLNQFPHELSGGMLQRVVIAAALTAEPKLLLCDEPTTALDVSTQAEILAVLGRLQRERGLGLLLITHDIELAASVSDRIYVMYAGRIVETAPVAELFASPRHPYTAGLLGSSPPLEGPLARLTPIPGAPMGLLESASGCAFAPRCRFAEPGRCDQSPPELLRHGPAEVACHRAAEVAPELVPEFASELAPEFASEEDR; encoded by the coding sequence ATGACACTGCTCGACTACGAAGCCCTGCGCGTCACCCTCCCCGCGATGGCCCGCCCCCTCCTCGACGGCGTCGGCCTCACCGTCTCGGCCGGTGAGGTCGTCGCCCTGGTCGGCGAATCCGGCTCGGGCAAGTCCGTGACCGCCCGCGCCGCCCTCGGCCTGTTCCCGCAGGGCGCCGAGATCGGCGGCCGGGTCCGCGTGGAGGGGACCGACCTGGTCGGCGCCGGCCCCGCGAGCCTGCGCGAGGTGCGCACGAACAAGGCCGCGATGATCTACCAGGACCCCCGGGCCGCCATCAACCCGGTCCGCCGGGTCGGGGACTTCCTCACCGAACCGCTGCGCCTGGTGCACGGCTGGTCCAGGGCCCGGGCGAACGTCAGGGCCGCCGAACTGCTCGACGCGGTCGGCCTGCCCGACCCGGTCCGCCACCTGAACCAGTTCCCGCACGAGCTCTCCGGTGGCATGCTCCAGCGTGTCGTGATCGCCGCGGCCCTCACCGCCGAACCCAAGCTCCTGCTCTGCGACGAGCCGACCACCGCGCTCGACGTCAGCACCCAGGCCGAGATCCTGGCCGTCCTCGGCCGGCTCCAGCGCGAACGCGGCCTCGGACTCCTCCTCATCACCCATGACATCGAGCTCGCCGCCTCCGTCAGCGACCGGATCTACGTCATGTACGCGGGCCGGATCGTCGAAACGGCGCCCGTGGCGGAACTCTTCGCCTCCCCGCGACACCCCTACACCGCGGGCCTGCTCGGCTCCTCCCCGCCCCTCGAAGGCCCCCTCGCTCGCCTCACCCCCATCCCCGGCGCCCCGATGGGCCTGCTGGAGTCGGCGTCCGGCTGCGCCTTCGCACCCCGCTGCCGGTTCGCCGAACCGGGTCGCTGCGACCAGTCCCCGCCCGAGCTCCTGCGGCACGGCCCGGCCGAGGTCGCCTGCCACCGCGCCGCCGAAGTCGCGCCAGAGTTGGTGCCCGAGTTCGCGTCCGAGCTCGCGCCCGAGTTCGCGTCCGAGGAGGACCGTTGA
- a CDS encoding ABC transporter permease has translation MSTLSEAGAAPLTPRTRRDPLARLRRLGGGRLQRTCLALLVLFVLIALLGPWIAPYDPTFGQLGDTLLGPSAQHWLGTDQGGHDTLSALLAGTRTSLAGPLAVVLFSTVLGVAVGLFTAWRGGWIDTAVGRVLDVLFAFPALLLAILAVALFGKGMTAPVIAMAIAYMPYTARLVRGLAVREKSRPYVAAYQVQGHSPLYVTVRRLLPNISPTLLAQSTVNFGYALLDLAALSFLGLGVQPPTPDWGAMINQGQAAVLQGQPLSAIAPAVAVVLVVVAFNVVGEDLGDRLAGRDSQ, from the coding sequence ATGAGCACCCTTTCCGAAGCGGGCGCCGCGCCCCTCACCCCTCGTACCCGGCGCGACCCGCTCGCCCGGCTGCGCCGCCTCGGCGGCGGCCGGCTCCAGCGGACCTGCCTGGCGCTCCTCGTCCTGTTCGTCCTCATCGCACTGCTCGGACCCTGGATCGCCCCGTACGACCCCACCTTCGGACAGCTCGGCGACACCCTCCTGGGACCGAGCGCCCAGCACTGGCTGGGCACCGACCAGGGCGGCCACGACACCCTCTCGGCGCTGCTGGCCGGTACCCGGACCAGCCTGGCCGGTCCGCTCGCGGTCGTCCTGTTCTCCACGGTCCTCGGCGTCGCCGTCGGCCTGTTCACCGCCTGGCGCGGGGGCTGGATCGACACCGCCGTCGGCCGGGTCCTCGACGTCCTGTTCGCCTTCCCGGCGCTGCTCCTCGCGATCCTCGCGGTGGCCCTGTTCGGCAAGGGGATGACGGCCCCGGTGATCGCCATGGCCATCGCCTACATGCCGTACACCGCACGCCTCGTACGGGGCCTGGCCGTCCGGGAGAAGTCCCGGCCCTACGTCGCCGCCTACCAGGTGCAGGGCCACTCGCCCCTGTACGTCACCGTCCGCAGGCTGCTGCCCAACATCTCGCCGACGCTGCTCGCCCAGTCGACGGTGAACTTCGGCTACGCGCTGCTCGACCTCGCCGCCCTCTCCTTCCTCGGCCTCGGCGTACAGCCGCCCACCCCCGACTGGGGAGCCATGATCAACCAGGGGCAGGCGGCCGTCCTGCAAGGGCAGCCGCTCTCCGCGATCGCGCCGGCCGTGGCGGTCGTGCTGGTCGTGGTCGCCTTCAACGTCGTCGGGGAAGACCTCGGCGACCGGCTCGCGGGGAGGGACTCCCAATGA
- a CDS encoding ABC transporter permease, which produces MTAAATAATTCAVRVLRRLAGMAATLLVTSFLVFSSLFLAPGDPASFLIKGRSPSPEDLAALRSQYGFDEPFLVRYWNWLEGVLHGDLGRSYLFHQDVSSVIWSRLPSSLLLIAVSGLMIAVFGIGSGIVGALRRGSRTDRSLMLLVTVGAAAPAFVAALLLRSVFGVQLGWFPTIGNGEGLMDRLHHVILPAAALSVTFTALVTRVTRSAMLDELGRDHVEVALSRGAPRRTVIRRHVLRNALGPIVTVSALLVSGMLVSTAIVETAFGMSGVGSLLVQSVDQLDFQVVQAVVLLVVAAFVVVNALVDLVLPLIDPRTAAAGSAR; this is translated from the coding sequence ATGACGGCCGCGGCGACGGCCGCGACCACCTGCGCCGTACGGGTGCTGCGGCGCCTGGCCGGCATGGCGGCGACCCTGCTCGTCACTTCCTTCCTCGTCTTCTCCTCCCTCTTCCTCGCCCCCGGCGACCCGGCGAGCTTCCTCATCAAGGGACGCAGCCCCAGCCCCGAGGACCTCGCCGCGCTGCGCAGTCAGTACGGCTTCGACGAACCCTTCCTGGTCCGGTACTGGAACTGGCTCGAAGGGGTGCTGCACGGCGACCTCGGCCGCTCCTACCTCTTCCACCAGGACGTCTCCTCCGTCATCTGGTCGCGCCTGCCCTCCTCCCTGCTGCTGATCGCCGTCTCCGGCCTGATGATCGCCGTGTTCGGCATCGGCTCCGGCATCGTCGGCGCGCTGCGCCGGGGCTCGCGCACCGACCGCTCCCTGATGCTGCTCGTCACGGTGGGCGCGGCGGCGCCGGCCTTCGTCGCCGCCCTGCTGCTCAGGTCGGTGTTCGGGGTGCAGCTGGGATGGTTCCCCACCATCGGGAACGGCGAGGGCCTCATGGACCGGCTGCACCACGTGATCCTCCCCGCGGCGGCCCTGTCCGTCACCTTCACGGCCCTGGTGACCCGGGTGACCCGCTCGGCCATGCTCGACGAACTGGGCCGCGACCACGTGGAGGTCGCGCTGAGCCGCGGAGCGCCACGGCGGACCGTCATCCGCCGGCACGTCCTGCGCAACGCGCTCGGACCGATCGTCACCGTCTCCGCCCTCCTGGTCTCCGGCATGCTCGTCAGCACCGCGATCGTCGAGACCGCCTTCGGAATGTCCGGCGTGGGCTCCCTGCTGGTGCAGTCCGTCGACCAGCTCGACTTCCAGGTCGTCCAGGCCGTCGTGCTGCTCGTGGTCGCCGCCTTCGTCGTCGTCAACGCCCTCGTGGACCTGGTCCTGCCACTGATCGATCCGCGCACGGCGGCAGCGGGGAGCGCCCGATGA
- a CDS encoding ABC transporter substrate-binding protein — translation MSSARSGSPLNRGRRTHSRIRQAAAAALASAALLVTSACSGAAADKDADRAAAYRITDKTPATTGNVNSFTWSVYAEPTTIDYAYSFDFPPNQILSNVCESLLRWNPDLTTSPGLAASYTNPAPTTWVYQIRPGVRFHDGTALTADDVVASLSRNLDPETASVWANQYKNVKSIDKTGPMEVTVTLTKPDSTFNKYLAAGPGTVESAATLAKSGKDYGNPQTGVNCTGPFSFGSWTSGQSLTLKRFDGYWNQERKAKSGEVKFVFLADATTRVNAFQSGEVDGGWMVPPNAYAQLGSTQAGKLYFGRNTTVADEVVANLKGPLGDPKVRQALLMAIDRKGIVKAGAGGVGEVSDSLVTDNLWADAPPATREALLKDLPKYPYDPAKAKALAAEAGVNGQEVVIATSPLDSQTTIITQAVAQAATAIGLKPRIDSLSAEKYTTLFTDPAAREGIDLFLTFWYTSITDPLDMFASLETGAFSNYGNWSDPAFDAAVEKAVGAYDPAQHAAANAEAQQIASRELPWLPLYTLPVSVFMGKKITGVQPSIAYLYYPWAAEIGAKG, via the coding sequence ATGTCATCCGCCCGATCGGGATCCCCGCTGAACCGCGGCCGCCGCACCCACAGCCGCATCCGCCAGGCCGCGGCCGCCGCCCTCGCCTCGGCCGCCCTCCTCGTCACGAGCGCCTGCAGCGGCGCCGCCGCCGACAAGGACGCGGACCGCGCCGCCGCGTACCGGATCACGGACAAGACGCCCGCCACCACCGGGAACGTGAACTCCTTCACCTGGTCCGTCTACGCGGAGCCGACCACCATCGACTACGCGTACTCCTTCGACTTCCCGCCCAACCAGATCCTCTCCAACGTCTGCGAGAGCCTGCTGCGCTGGAACCCCGACCTGACGACCTCCCCCGGGCTCGCGGCCTCGTACACCAACCCCGCGCCCACCACCTGGGTCTACCAGATCCGCCCCGGCGTGCGCTTCCACGACGGGACGGCGCTCACCGCCGACGACGTCGTCGCCTCCCTGAGCCGCAACCTCGACCCGGAGACCGCCAGCGTCTGGGCGAACCAGTACAAGAACGTCAAGTCCATCGACAAGACCGGCCCGATGGAAGTCACCGTCACCCTGACCAAGCCGGACTCCACCTTCAACAAGTACCTGGCCGCGGGCCCCGGCACCGTGGAGTCCGCCGCCACCCTGGCCAAGTCCGGCAAGGACTACGGCAATCCGCAGACCGGCGTGAACTGCACCGGCCCCTTCTCCTTCGGATCGTGGACCTCCGGCCAGTCCCTCACCCTCAAGCGGTTCGACGGGTACTGGAACCAGGAACGGAAGGCCAAGTCCGGCGAGGTGAAGTTCGTCTTCCTCGCCGATGCCACCACCCGGGTCAACGCCTTCCAGAGCGGGGAGGTCGACGGCGGCTGGATGGTCCCGCCGAACGCCTACGCCCAACTGGGCTCCACCCAGGCCGGAAAGCTCTACTTCGGCCGCAACACCACCGTCGCCGACGAGGTGGTCGCCAACCTCAAGGGCCCCCTCGGCGACCCCAAGGTCCGCCAGGCCCTCCTGATGGCCATCGACCGCAAGGGCATCGTCAAGGCCGGCGCCGGCGGGGTCGGCGAGGTCTCCGACTCGCTCGTCACCGACAACCTGTGGGCCGACGCGCCCCCAGCGACCCGCGAAGCGCTCCTGAAGGACCTGCCGAAGTACCCGTACGACCCGGCCAAGGCCAAGGCGCTCGCCGCCGAGGCCGGAGTCAACGGCCAGGAGGTCGTGATCGCGACCAGCCCGCTGGACTCGCAGACCACGATCATCACCCAGGCCGTAGCCCAGGCCGCCACCGCCATCGGACTGAAGCCGCGGATCGACTCCCTCTCCGCGGAGAAGTACACGACCCTCTTCACCGACCCCGCGGCGCGCGAGGGCATCGACCTCTTCCTCACCTTCTGGTACACGTCCATCACCGACCCGCTGGACATGTTCGCCTCGCTGGAGACCGGAGCCTTCAGCAACTACGGCAACTGGTCCGACCCGGCCTTCGACGCCGCCGTCGAGAAGGCCGTCGGGGCCTACGACCCCGCCCAGCACGCGGCCGCCAACGCCGAGGCGCAGCAGATCGCCTCGCGCGAACTGCCCTGGCTACCCCTCTACACCCTCCCCGTCAGCGTCTTCATGGGCAAGAAGATCACCGGCGTCCAGCCCTCCATCGCCTACCTCTACTACCCGTGGGCGGCCGAGATCGGAGCCAAGGGATGA